ATGACAAAAAATTTATAAAACTGACAAACAGGTTTGCAGAAAAGCTGCTACACCATACCGGCATaaaattcaaagcaatttcttactgtttcttttaCCGTAACAGGTAAGCAATTCTTTATTTATCCCACGGGTAATTTAACTGGAAGGTTTTACATTCATGGCTTTAGTTAACTGGGATTAACATCTCAGTGTGCCACCATTTTAGACAAGCATCTATGTGAAGTAGATTGTTGTTTTCTTAATCACTTTAGTTTCCCTGTGGAGTTCAGACAGAGCTTTGACCCTGGCTGTTAAAAGGAAGGAACTTAATTTTTCTAACCTAAGGGTCAGAGAAATTTATAATTACTAAGGATACATTCACGGCATATTCAGCggcttttggtttcttttaccATCTTTTACAAAACAAAGGCCTTAGTTTCAGCTCAAATTATTGGATCTATTTTGTGTGTTCATGTCTCTGatcccttttcctttcattagCTGAAAGAGACCACCATTGGTACTGGCTGCGTGGCCAAGATGCAAAAGGTTCCCTGTAACACTTCTAATCCACTGACTCATCTGGTATCTGCaaggatttcttttgcttttaatttagatttaatttggcttttttccaaggatgtttgttttccagaacaATTCACAATCTGCTAAGGACTGTATTAATTTCCAAAAGGTCTCAGGTTTTCTTGCTCCTTGAAATCAGTCGCACGTTCCCTGGGAGGATTTTCCAAAAATCATTTGTTGTAGATGAGACGGGAGAGATTACCTTCCCGTGACTATTCTCAGCTTTGGTCCAACTGCTCCCCTAGAAGCAGCCAGCAGTTTGACCCGATATCCATGCCAGCACTCAAGTGAATGCTGggagcttttgaaaatcccacctAAAATATGTAGGTGGAAATAGCCCCACCCCAGCAGGTGAGCACATCAGATGACCCAATCTCTAGACTTTAACCCCAGTTTTGATGCCAGCAGCACAACTCACTTGACTTAGTTGTGTTGCTCCTGATCTGCACTGGTACCAGGATTCAGACTGGCTGATgcaaaaacacaggaaaatgtaataaaatagaGGACTATCCCAATAAGGGaataagaaataaacattttcacttCAAAAGGACCCAAAGAGGCTACATGAAAAAACAGTAATGTGTCTTTGATACTgcattttatgggttttttccatccCTTTTTTAGGACAAGGGCATTCATCTCTGGCAGGATCTCCTTGGAAACGCTGGTTGTAGAAAGCCATTCCCTCCCCAACAGACAGCACACGTGTACACTGGCAAGCTCATCCTGTGGTCCTCTGcctcattttaatttctattccCACTTTTAGCCATTTTGCATAGCCAGATCGAAGCAGCACCTTTTCCCTGTGATGGTGTCAAGCTGAATCTCTGTGACCAGGAGAGGCCCAAGCGAGTCCATTAATTAGCCTGGTGGATCTGATATGCTTGAAATTtgctttcaaggaaaaaaacaatcatTCCCTGCTCTGGGTCAGCAGCAGAAGACCTGATGCCCTCCCTATAACCTGTCTCCTGGGTCTGGGTGTCCCCATCGCCCCAGGAAGACTACAGCATATACCCAGCTCCCCTCTTCCAGCCATGAGCAACCTCCCCATCGAGAGCTTCCATGGGATGCTGGCAAGGAGGCTTcaggaaaacatgtttttggAAATTCGCagcccgtgcctcagtttccccagctgcGCGTTCCCTGCCCTCATCAATTTAAAGTCTGTATAGTAAAGACAGCCTCGTGGTGGCTGACAAAACGGGCTCTGATCTCAATGAATACTTAGAGAGGCTTAAGTATAATAAAGCTGTGGTACAAAATCACCGGCCTTAGGGAGCGTTCATGTAAACCGGTGTTTACTCCCTCGCCTTCCCAGAGGCAGCTTTGCTTCTTGGCCCAACCATTCCCACCATGCTAGCgatggggctgcagcagcaagcaAGCCCTCACCCCAGGGGACAGTTTGCATTCTAAAACTGAGTTGCCAAGTATCTCAAGCCTCAGTCGGGACCTCAGCCTTGTTTACTTTTGCTCCTGCGGCAGCCGAGCTTCATTCAGCGTTTGTGCAGCTTGGTGGgtagttgtcgtggtttaaccccaggcagcaactaggcaccacacagccgctcgctcactgccccccatccagtgggatgggggatagaattggaagagaaaaggtaaaactcatgggttgaggtcagaacagtttagtagaacagaaaggaagaagttaATAATGATagtagtaacaataataaaatggcaataataataaaaggattggaatatacaaaacaagtgatacacaatgcaattgctcaccactcactgaccgatgcccagttagctcccgagcagcgatccccccagaCCAACTCCCCCGCAAtaatatactgggcatgatgtcacatggtctggaatatccccttggccagtttgggtcagctgccctggctgtgtcccctcccaactccttgtgcccctccagccttcttgctggctgggcatgagaagctgaaaaatccttgacttggtataaacactacttggcaacaactgaaaacatcagtctgttgtcaacattcttctcatactgaatccaagacataacagtataccagctactagaaagaagattaactctatcccagctgaaacgaGGACAGTGGTGAAATTCAGACGTTGGTTCTGCCTGTCTGCAAGCATCCCTGGGGATCACTGTGTCCTTTCATAATTAGGCTGAATATTAGGAACCGTTCTTCTCTGCTAAAATTCATGAGAGGCTTCCAAGGTTGGATCCTCTTGCACGTGCCTACAccatttgtttgattttaagCTACACTGCGAGGCAGTAGCTGGGGTTTTTATACACTCTGGCTCAGCATAAAAGGGTTAGTTTAAATCTCGAGCGCTTGATCTTTGTACTTGGACAACGTCCTTGCAATGCAACGTGTGCTGTCGGCCCCAGGGTCGCTGTAATTTATACTTTGCTAATATGCCTGCAGTGCTAAGCACATGGTATGCGGACCCACAGGGGTGGGCTTTTCCAAACAGGCTGACCCGCAGCTGCAGGATGAATTTAAAGGTCAGACACTTGGGTGCTTGCTTACCTCTCAGCCAGCGAGCTCAGGCTTTCCACCCTAGTTTGCTCCGAAGTTCCCAGCAAGCGTTGTACTGGGAACTGCTGCTCTTAAAGGTCCAGGCTGCCTTTACTGCCTGGCAGGGACAGCGTTATCCTCcagcagaacaggaaaagaggggagagaatttcttttttttataatattttatattctgttgGTTTTATTGGTTTATTTGTACTGACATATGCGTAGAAAGCCCTGTCACGCAATTCGTTGTGTTAGGTGCTGTACAGAGAGCCTGAAAGAGATCCAGTCCTCAAATTTCTTACCATATTGAGTAGATTTTAACCTCCTGCGTTACTGATTGAGAACTGAAGCCCTCCAGGAGTGCAAAGGAGAAATACGGTATGGGTATCTCGAGCAACTTTTGTAAGTGGTTATAACCCCATCCTCAACCCCGCAGGTCACCCAGGTGCTTCAGTCTCTGGGGCACCTTCACGGCTGCACCCATGCTGAAGCAGCAAAGCAATAGTGCAAATTTTGATACAGATTTTACATTCTTGACACTCGTGTGGCCTGGATCCCTGTAGGAAGTGACTTATGGTAGATAGTAATCCAAGCCAAGAAGCCACTGATTTATTGGGGGGAGATGACAACTGTTGAATGAATCACATCGCACTGAGCTATTCTTTGTGGCTGATACCAGACCCCCAAAGCAACAAGGTCAGATTTGCCAAGTCATTTAGCTGTTTAAATCCCCTTAGGTTCAAAGAGGAGCCCTGTCCTTTGGCAACGAGTTTGCTGCTCCCAGAGAGCACTGCGCTCCCCGAGCCTGCTATGCCTTTAAGGATTTGCCTCCAAAGTTAGTGATAAGGAAAAAGCAAACTAGTGCAAACTGAGATGAagagactcttttttttttcccccttctaaCAGAGAGCTTCATTCGAttgctcagcaataaaatctgCTTTCGTGGGTGGGCTGAGCAGGAGGTCCAGAAGTGCTGAGCTGTGCcacaaagcaggcagcagccggAGCGGCGGACGGGGCACACGCTCGAGGAGATGAGTAAAGCTGAAAGGAAAGTGGTTTTTCCTATTATTGTTTGCCCTTCACATGCTGAATCTGTGGAGCAATGGACATAATGCCCTACTCGTCCCCTGAGCCTATGAAACAGCCCAAAGCACAAGAAACATCCAGGCTCGGGGAGAGGAACGGGTGCAGACTTTTCTAGGTGTTTCCCATGTCTGTTCCCACAACTGATGGAGCTTCTTGGCTCTGCATGGACCTTGTCCTGCCCCACACCTCTGCGAGACCTGGCTGGGCTTTTACCTCCATCCCGATGCTTTGCCccagctgccaggctgctgcaagGATAAAGCCACCGAGTTTTGCTCCTTTAGCTCTTCCACTAACGCGGGGACCAAAGAAGGATACAGCTTGCAAACAAGCCAGATCCTGGGACAGTTTCTTCTGACAATCTGTGTTGCAAGCTGCTGGTCCATGCTGGAAGAAgccccttttccttctgcaatcCACTACAGGGTCAGTGATTAACATTTCATTTCCCTATGGGATGGGGGAGCCCCATGCGCTATAAGGGACTATTACACACATGCAGCCAAGCGCATATGGATGCATTTGACTCTGGGAAGATGGGCATTTGGGGAACTCAGTGTCTTTATGAAATATGTTGTGAATGTGCAGAATAGCTTTTCTTAACTGCTAGTTATAGAAAGCTGCACATATCacataacaaataaaaagggGTCAGTGAGttactatatttttaaaagcattagcTGCAAAATACTAGCACATACAAATAATCAAGACAACTGCAGTgattaatgaaatgttttactttgGGGATACACTTTGTAATTGGGGGGGAAACCAGCTGAATAGTTTTACTTCAcaattcttgatttttttatttaattgttaTTCACTTATATAATTTACTTAATTGTGAGTGCATAGTTGTAATGCTTCCAAGATTTGTACATAAAGGAACATCAAGCATCTTCTCAGAGGGCAAACTGATCACATTTGAGTAATTTCTCATACTAAGGATCTTAGCCTTTAGGTATCTGATTAAGATTCATCGTTTCTCCTTATATCAATATAATTAGTATCACTGCAAACACATCCtcagcagaacagaaatgtttcagaaaaatgattCTGCGCATGTATTTGAGTTCAGCCACAATAATTAATGTGCAGTAACACTCAGAGTAGAGTCTTACGAGAGGAGCATGTATTCCCAGCAGTCTGCTGCTGGGTGGTAGCAAACAAAATGCACAGGAGATGCTTTCAGTTCAAAGAAATCCTGCTTTTTGATTATGGCCCTGAGAGAACAGGAGTCATGTAAACTCTGGACCAAGACAGAATTGTCTACTAATATTTCTCATCATCAGTTTTAGGCCATAAATAGCCCATCCATAAGTATTCTCACGGGCTGGCACAGGCATGGGACTGTCCGACTGTCGCACGGGAGGGTGTTGTGAATGCAAGAGCAAAAAGGACAGGCTTATGGCTTAACTGGAGCAAACTCAGCGATGgatgtctttgtttttctggctATTAAAGTCCAAAAATAATATGGAATTCATTTAAGAGGTGGGTACGATTTTCCCCGGGTGGCAGCACAAAGTAATAGAGACATACAGCTCCATCGCTCTACCCTGCTACTCTGGGTGTatttagaaaagcttttaagaGATGAAAGGAGTAGGGAATGGGCAGAGTCTGCTTCCAGCTAAGCACAAAGAGAAGGGTAGTGATTTGATTGAGctaggaagaaattatttgtacCCAAACCAAAGAGAGATGCAGAGGCAGTTGTgaaaatcaatttctttttccagattcATACTAATATGTTCTGCCTTACACTGGTATAGACGGCAAGAGAAAGCTTAACCTTTAGGTGTTTGTCAGAAATAGGGGGAAGGATTGCATGTAATGCCACTGGattaaattatatataattcAGGCAAAGAGTTCAGATGGATGTGGCCTGCTTCTATTGATGGGTACAAGTTTGTTGTCTAGTGTTATActgaatttctctttcagtgttttctctatttcttcATCTGCAAGGATTCTGATTTCCACCAGATCCATATTATCCTTATAATTGTACTTCATCTCGGTGAATTTCCACCCCACCAGAGCCCGGATGCCGTTGGTGGTCTGCAGGCTGCAGATAGACTTGGACACGAAGAGCGAGGCCTCCTTCGTCTGCAGACGGGTGTTGCAGGCTCGGAACTCTTCGATGTCCCGTGGCTGAAGGGTAAAGAGATAAACTGGACGGCAACCTTCTTCTTCCAAGTTATGGGAAGCGGAGACGCTTTGGTCAGGAGCGTACTGCTTCCTTTTCACCTTCTCGAGGTACCAGACCCCGCTCTTCTCCAGGAAGCGAAAGACCCCGGGAGCCTGCGGCTGGTCCGTCCCAGAAATCAGCTCCATCGGCTGCCACATCTGGTAGGCCATCCCAAAGGCACCATCCACGATGTAGGATTTGTCACCAAGCACCACTTTCAGCAGCAGATGATCCATTTCGGGTGCATACATGTCATACTCTGGGACATAAACTTTTGCTCCCAGAAGGGTGACATCGTAGCCAACAGTTTTCAGGGCCCAAGATAAAAGTTGGTTGTTTTCCATGCACCAGCCCCCGCGTTTCTTCCTCACTATCTTGTTGTAAGCCGCTTCCAGGTCTAGCTCAACGCATTCCCCGCAGTGGATGCTGAGATTTTCGAAAGGGACTGCTCGGATGTGGTGCTGCAATATATCCGTCAAGGTAGCCAGGTCCAGCCTATCGTAGGAGCCCTGGTAAGAAGTTCTGGCAAAATATTCCTTGATGTCCATGCCGCCTCTGAGAgaagggtggaaaaaaataatagattgTGTAAGAAGTGACGGAAGGATCTTCCCCATCCCTTATAACAGGGTGCTCATCAGTATGGGCAGCCTGCTCAGAAGAGGAGCAGGATTTGACTAACGGCCCTACCAAAGGCAGCTGAGCGTGAGTATTAGCACCAAGGGAAGCCAATGGGACACTGCTGA
This genomic interval from Buteo buteo chromosome 11, bButBut1.hap1.1, whole genome shotgun sequence contains the following:
- the LOC142036601 gene encoding arylamine N-acetyltransferase, pineal gland isozyme NAT-3-like, whose protein sequence is MDIKEYFARTSYQGSYDRLDLATLTDILQHHIRAVPFENLSIHCGECVELDLEAAYNKIVRKKRGGWCMENNQLLSWALKTVGYDVTLLGAKVYVPEYDMYAPEMDHLLLKVVLGDKSYIVDGAFGMAYQMWQPMELISGTDQPQAPGVFRFLEKSGVWYLEKVKRKQYAPDQSVSASHNLEEEGCRPVYLFTLQPRDIEEFRACNTRLQTKEASLFVSKSICSLQTTNGIRALVGWKFTEMKYNYKDNMDLVEIRILADEEIEKTLKEKFSITLDNKLVPINRSRPHPSELFA